Proteins co-encoded in one Deltaproteobacteria bacterium genomic window:
- a CDS encoding 4a-hydroxytetrahydrobiopterin dehydratase, translated as MPTQLSKKQCIPCRGGVPPLQGPEIQKYFEQLKTGWKVVGEHHLEKEYPFKGFRPALDFTNKVGEMAEGQGHHPDIHLAWGKVKIVIWTHKIDGLTESDFIFAAKADELL; from the coding sequence ATGCCGACCCAACTCTCCAAAAAACAGTGCATCCCCTGCAGAGGCGGGGTGCCGCCGCTACAGGGGCCGGAGATTCAGAAATATTTCGAACAGCTTAAAACCGGATGGAAAGTAGTGGGGGAGCACCATCTGGAAAAGGAATATCCCTTCAAAGGTTTTCGCCCGGCGCTCGATTTTACCAACAAGGTGGGCGAAATGGCCGAGGGGCAGGGACATCATCCCGACATCCATCTGGCGTGGGGAAAGGTCAAAATCGTCATCTGGACGCACAAGATCGACGGTCTCACGGAAAGCGATTTTATTTTTGCGGCGAAGGCGGATGAATTATTGTAG